The Gillisia sp. Hel_I_86 genome has a segment encoding these proteins:
- a CDS encoding M23 family metallopeptidase: MSQTKKNKKKFTKKLLHKYRLVILNEDTFEERLSFKLTRLNLFVAITSSAILLIALTTFIIAFTGLREYIPGYSSTKLKRQATELTYKTDSLQTALMLNNQYYESIRKVLTGDLEVGDLNRDSLLNTQRIDSEYIDLSPSRADSLLREEVALEDKYNVLQTAGSDIEFALFPPVKGPITEGYNIKTRHYAIDIVVAKNTPVKSVADGRVIFAEWSAETGYVMIIEHNYGLLSVYKHNSSLTKEQGDFVKSGEVIAAAGSAGELTTGPHLHFELWNEGNPVNPQDYIDFD, translated from the coding sequence ATGTCTCAAACAAAAAAAAATAAAAAGAAATTCACCAAGAAACTACTGCATAAGTATAGGTTGGTGATTTTAAATGAAGACACTTTCGAAGAGCGGCTTTCTTTTAAATTAACAAGGTTGAATCTATTTGTGGCTATTACCTCTAGTGCTATCTTGCTCATTGCGCTAACAACCTTCATCATAGCTTTTACAGGTTTGAGGGAGTATATCCCTGGATATTCTTCAACAAAACTGAAAAGACAGGCTACGGAATTAACTTATAAAACAGACTCCCTGCAAACCGCTTTAATGTTGAATAACCAATATTATGAATCTATAAGAAAAGTGCTTACAGGAGATTTGGAAGTAGGCGACCTTAATAGGGATTCATTATTGAATACCCAACGAATAGATTCGGAATATATAGATCTATCCCCTTCTAGGGCAGATTCGTTGTTAAGGGAAGAAGTGGCTTTAGAAGATAAGTATAATGTACTGCAAACAGCAGGATCTGATATTGAATTTGCGCTATTTCCTCCTGTTAAAGGACCAATTACCGAAGGCTACAATATCAAGACAAGGCATTACGCGATAGATATTGTGGTTGCCAAAAATACCCCTGTTAAAAGCGTAGCAGATGGGCGGGTGATCTTTGCTGAATGGAGTGCCGAAACAGGATATGTGATGATCATAGAGCATAATTACGGCTTGCTTTCTGTTTACAAGCATAATTCGTCACTAACAAAAGAACAAGGAGATTTCGTGAAGTCTGGAGAAGTGATCGCTGCTGCCGGGTCTGCTGGGGAACTCACAACAGGTCCACACCTTCATTTTGAATTATGGAATGAAGGAAATCCCGTAAATCCACAAGATTATATTGATTTTGATTAA
- the tatA gene encoding twin-arginine translocase TatA/TatE family subunit, producing MNALFLPLVIGAPQIILIVVVILLLFGGRKIPELMRGLGSGIKEFKDASKEDDDKDKTIPEDKK from the coding sequence ATGAATGCATTGTTTTTACCATTAGTGATAGGTGCTCCGCAAATAATATTAATTGTCGTTGTAATATTATTGCTATTTGGAGGACGAAAAATACCTGAACTGATGAGAGGCTTAGGTAGTGGTATTAAAGAATTTAAAGATGCCTCTAAGGAAGATGATGACAAGGACAAAACAATTCCTGAAGACAAAAAATAA
- a CDS encoding DUF4837 family protein translates to MKNFLFLSLFIALLFTGCKDAESKDPILLATSSGNINNISVVIDNEMWEGSIGEALRKSLAAPVDGLPQEEPMFSLNQMPPEAFSGFVRKNRLFVKIENGQAGNFKIFNDPFAHPQTGVVITGKNSNEIISQINKNSEEIVEALRNTEIKEKQRRINKSLKDDKKLKRTIGVSLKFPTAYRYAMENDDFFWIRKDIPKGNMEILVYTVPLNQIDGDTSVIANIIKMRDSIGKAHIPGPLEDSYMITEEAYAPYLFNSKIDGKFAYETKGTWEVKNAFMAGPFINYAVRDSVNNRYIILEGFTFAPATAKRDNMFELEAILKSAKID, encoded by the coding sequence ATGAAGAATTTTCTATTCCTAAGTTTATTTATCGCTTTATTGTTTACCGGATGTAAGGATGCCGAGTCTAAAGATCCTATATTATTGGCTACTTCTTCAGGGAATATCAACAATATCTCTGTGGTTATAGACAATGAAATGTGGGAAGGTTCCATTGGAGAAGCACTTAGAAAATCTTTGGCAGCACCCGTAGACGGATTGCCTCAAGAAGAACCAATGTTTTCCCTAAACCAAATGCCTCCAGAGGCTTTTTCTGGGTTTGTACGCAAAAACAGGTTGTTTGTAAAGATTGAAAATGGTCAGGCCGGAAATTTTAAAATTTTCAACGATCCTTTTGCACACCCACAAACAGGCGTGGTGATTACAGGGAAAAATTCTAATGAGATTATCAGTCAGATCAATAAAAATTCAGAAGAAATTGTAGAAGCCCTTCGGAATACTGAAATTAAGGAGAAGCAAAGAAGGATCAATAAGTCTTTGAAAGATGACAAAAAGCTAAAAAGGACCATAGGAGTTTCTCTTAAATTTCCAACAGCTTATCGTTATGCTATGGAAAATGATGATTTTTTTTGGATTCGTAAAGATATTCCAAAAGGGAATATGGAAATTTTGGTCTATACAGTGCCCTTAAACCAGATTGATGGGGATACCAGTGTGATTGCAAATATTATTAAAATGAGGGATTCTATTGGGAAAGCCCATATTCCGGGACCTTTGGAAGACAGTTATATGATCACAGAGGAAGCGTACGCACCCTATCTCTTTAACTCTAAAATAGACGGAAAATTTGCTTATGAAACAAAGGGGACCTGGGAAGTGAAGAATGCTTTTATGGCGGGACCTTTTATTAATTATGCCGTTAGGGATAGCGTTAACAACAGGTATATTATTCTTGAAGGATTTACCTTTGCTCCCGCAACAGCGAAACGAGACAATATGTTTGAATTGGAAGCTATATTAAAATCTGCAAAAATAGACTAA
- a CDS encoding lytic transglycosylase domain-containing protein, whose translation MKKIITLLTLLVFFGSMGQENPAKSNSKPEVEPKKANFRVQVFKKSDSAKIELKNPDPEFKDRLPISAKINNASIKDLKDLPHAAVIDSVWKKELLNSDLFDEMQEEILKQDYSEVVYKELPTDTLKARLAKLNARTPFNIEYNPILESVIKSYLKRNKKSMERLMALSEYYFPMFEQQLDRYDVPLEIKYLAIVESALNPRARSRVGATGLWQFMFATGKMQGLDVSSYVDERMDPIMSTEAAARYLASLYKTFGDWDMVLASYNSGPGNVAKAIRRSGGSTNYWTLRNYLPRETAGYVPAFLATLYLFEYAKEHDFQPNRPEVAFFDTDTLHVKQMLTFDQINKVSGVDKEMLQFLNPSYKLDIIPFVEDEAYALRLPSKGIGLFVNNEEAIYNFAKTELAEKEKELPRFVEAEDKVRYRVKSGDYLGRIASRYGVGVSSIKKWNNLRSNNLRIGQYLTIYPRKSVTIAKSTVSSSKAPTDAKTYTVKNGDSLWSISKKFPGITVQNLRAWNRMSNTSLKPGMKLKLSGS comes from the coding sequence ATGAAAAAAATAATCACACTTTTAACGCTGCTGGTTTTTTTTGGCTCTATGGGTCAGGAAAATCCAGCAAAAAGCAACTCCAAACCTGAAGTTGAACCTAAAAAAGCAAATTTTAGGGTTCAAGTTTTCAAAAAATCCGATAGTGCTAAAATAGAATTGAAAAATCCCGATCCGGAATTCAAGGATAGGTTGCCAATTTCGGCAAAAATAAATAACGCCTCTATTAAAGACCTTAAAGATCTACCGCATGCTGCGGTGATAGATTCGGTTTGGAAAAAGGAGTTGTTGAATTCTGATCTTTTTGATGAAATGCAGGAAGAGATCCTAAAGCAGGATTATTCTGAAGTTGTATATAAAGAATTACCTACAGATACCCTAAAAGCCAGGCTTGCCAAATTAAATGCCCGTACCCCTTTTAATATTGAATACAACCCAATTCTAGAAAGTGTAATTAAATCATATTTAAAGCGCAACAAGAAATCCATGGAACGCTTAATGGCGTTAAGCGAATATTATTTTCCAATGTTCGAGCAGCAATTGGACAGGTATGATGTTCCTCTAGAGATAAAATACCTAGCCATAGTAGAATCTGCACTTAATCCTCGGGCAAGGTCCAGGGTAGGAGCCACGGGATTATGGCAATTTATGTTTGCTACGGGTAAAATGCAGGGCTTGGACGTGAGTTCTTATGTAGATGAGCGCATGGATCCTATAATGTCTACGGAAGCAGCCGCAAGATACCTAGCGAGTTTATATAAGACTTTTGGGGATTGGGACATGGTTCTGGCTTCTTATAATTCTGGTCCTGGAAATGTGGCCAAAGCGATTAGAAGAAGCGGCGGTTCTACCAATTATTGGACATTACGTAATTATTTACCACGGGAAACTGCAGGGTATGTTCCCGCTTTTCTTGCCACGCTTTATTTGTTCGAATATGCAAAAGAACATGATTTTCAGCCAAATAGGCCAGAAGTTGCATTTTTTGATACAGATACACTTCATGTAAAGCAAATGCTCACTTTCGACCAGATCAACAAAGTATCTGGGGTGGATAAGGAAATGTTGCAATTTTTAAATCCTAGTTATAAGCTGGATATTATTCCATTTGTGGAAGATGAAGCCTATGCACTAAGGTTGCCCAGCAAAGGGATTGGCTTATTTGTGAACAATGAAGAGGCAATATACAATTTTGCAAAAACGGAGCTAGCAGAAAAAGAAAAGGAATTACCTCGATTTGTAGAGGCAGAAGATAAAGTAAGATATAGGGTTAAAAGTGGAGATTATCTTGGAAGGATAGCTAGTAGATATGGGGTAGGAGTAAGCAGTATTAAAAAATGGAACAATTTAAGAAGCAACAATCTCAGGATAGGACAATATCTTACCATATACCCAAGAAAATCGGTTACAATAGCAAAGAGCACTGTAAGCAGTTCTAAAGCCCCAACAGATGCTAAAACCTATACCGTAAAAAATGGAGATTCACTTTGGAGTATTTCCAAAAAATTTCCGGGGATAACGGTACAGAATTTGAGAGCATGGAATAGGATGTCCAATACATCGCTTAAGCCCGGAATGAAGTTAAAGCTTTCTGGAAGCTAG
- a CDS encoding phosphoglycerate kinase has protein sequence MKTVDDYNFKDKKALIRVDFNVPLDDEGNVTDSTRIEAAKPTIIKVLEDGGSVVLMTHLGRPKNKEAKFSLQQIVPKVSEIMGVEIKFVNDCVGDVATNEAKNLKPGEILLLENLRYHKEETEGDSGFAKQLSQLGDIYVNDAFGTAHRAHASTTVVAKYFEEKCFGYLLKQEIDSLNKVLKSAEKPVTAIIGGAKVSSKITVLENILDKVDHLIIGGGMAFTFIKAQGGKIGSSLVEDDKQELALEILKKAAKKGVEVHLPVDTIIADSFSEMANKDVCPIDDIPDGWMGLDAGPKSIALFSEVILKSKTILWNGPIGVFEMEAFAEGTMKIGEAIGKATSNGAFSLVGGGDSVAAVKKFNLEDEVSYVSTGGGAMLEMLEGKSLPGIKAISEA, from the coding sequence ATGAAAACAGTAGACGACTACAATTTTAAAGACAAAAAGGCACTTATTCGGGTAGATTTTAATGTTCCGTTGGATGATGAAGGGAATGTAACCGACAGCACTAGAATAGAAGCTGCCAAGCCTACCATAATTAAAGTTTTAGAAGATGGCGGAAGCGTCGTCTTAATGACGCATTTAGGAAGGCCCAAGAACAAAGAAGCTAAATTTTCTTTGCAACAAATTGTTCCCAAGGTCTCCGAAATTATGGGAGTGGAAATAAAATTTGTGAACGATTGCGTGGGTGATGTTGCTACTAATGAAGCAAAAAACTTAAAACCTGGCGAGATCCTTTTGCTTGAAAATTTGAGATACCACAAAGAGGAAACGGAAGGAGATTCCGGTTTTGCCAAGCAATTATCGCAGCTAGGGGATATTTATGTAAATGACGCATTTGGAACTGCCCATAGGGCACATGCTTCAACAACGGTTGTGGCAAAATATTTTGAAGAGAAATGCTTCGGATACTTGCTAAAACAAGAAATAGACAGTTTAAACAAGGTATTGAAATCTGCTGAAAAACCCGTTACTGCAATTATCGGTGGTGCGAAAGTGTCTTCCAAGATCACGGTTCTGGAAAATATTCTGGATAAAGTGGATCATTTAATAATAGGCGGCGGAATGGCTTTTACATTTATTAAAGCTCAAGGAGGGAAAATAGGAAGTTCCCTTGTAGAGGACGACAAGCAGGAATTGGCTTTGGAAATCCTTAAGAAAGCGGCTAAAAAGGGAGTGGAGGTACATCTGCCGGTAGATACTATTATTGCAGATAGTTTCTCAGAAATGGCAAATAAAGATGTTTGCCCTATAGACGATATTCCCGATGGATGGATGGGTCTGGATGCGGGCCCTAAATCTATAGCGCTTTTTTCTGAAGTTATTTTGAAATCAAAAACGATACTTTGGAATGGACCTATTGGAGTTTTTGAAATGGAAGCTTTTGCTGAAGGAACCATGAAAATTGGAGAAGCTATTGGAAAGGCAACTTCAAATGGTGCATTTTCACTAGTTGGTGGAGGGGACTCTGTAGCCGCTGTCAAAAAATTTAATTTGGAAGATGAAGTAAGTTACGTTTCTACCGGTGGTGGGGCGATGTTGGAAATGCTGGAAGGGAAATCCCTTCCCGGAATCAAGGCAATCTCTGAAGCTTAA
- a CDS encoding ATP-binding protein, with protein sequence MLFSEVLGLPHIKNHLTTTADRGRIPHAQLFVGNHGSGLLPMAVAYAQYVLCGNTNSENNTGNTACNLKFNHLSHPDLHFAFPVATNDKVKSHPVSNHFMEAWRTFINNNPYGSLFDWYQEIGIENKQGQIGVDEAQEILKSLSLKSYEGGYKIMLIWMADKMNTACSNKLLKLIEEPPNKTLFILIAEDEEQIIQTIKSRCQILRFPPLSENIIEEKLMATEKVDALSAKKIAVQANGSYSQAQHILKNDSGDEQFENWFITWVRTAFKAKGNKASILELISWSDAIAASGRETQKSFLHYCLDFFRQALLHNYKAQKLVYIQPKTANFKLDKFAPFITGANILGITSELEDAIYHIERNGNSKIIFTDLSIKLTRLIHKKAA encoded by the coding sequence ATGCTCTTTTCTGAAGTTTTAGGTTTACCTCATATTAAAAACCACTTAACCACGACCGCCGACAGGGGGCGTATTCCGCATGCGCAGTTATTTGTGGGAAATCACGGGAGCGGATTATTGCCAATGGCGGTTGCTTATGCGCAGTATGTTTTATGTGGAAATACAAATTCTGAGAACAATACGGGTAATACGGCGTGTAATTTAAAATTTAATCACCTCTCTCATCCAGATCTTCATTTTGCATTTCCGGTAGCCACAAACGATAAGGTAAAATCGCATCCGGTTTCCAATCATTTTATGGAAGCTTGGAGAACATTCATCAATAATAACCCGTATGGCAGTTTATTCGACTGGTACCAAGAAATTGGAATAGAAAATAAGCAAGGACAAATTGGAGTAGATGAAGCGCAGGAAATTTTAAAATCCCTTTCTTTAAAATCTTATGAAGGTGGTTATAAAATAATGCTGATCTGGATGGCAGATAAAATGAATACTGCCTGTTCCAATAAATTATTGAAGCTAATAGAAGAGCCTCCAAATAAGACACTTTTCATCCTTATAGCTGAAGACGAGGAGCAAATAATACAAACTATTAAGTCCCGTTGCCAAATCCTTCGGTTCCCGCCCCTTTCTGAAAATATTATCGAAGAAAAATTGATGGCAACCGAAAAAGTCGATGCTTTATCTGCAAAGAAAATCGCGGTTCAGGCAAATGGAAGTTATTCCCAGGCTCAACATATACTAAAAAACGATTCTGGCGATGAACAATTTGAAAATTGGTTTATTACTTGGGTTCGAACCGCTTTTAAAGCAAAGGGAAATAAAGCCTCCATTTTAGAGCTGATTTCATGGAGCGATGCCATTGCAGCTTCAGGAAGGGAGACACAAAAAAGCTTTTTGCACTATTGTTTGGACTTTTTTCGTCAAGCTCTATTACATAATTACAAGGCCCAAAAATTAGTGTATATTCAGCCCAAAACCGCCAATTTTAAATTAGATAAATTTGCGCCATTTATAACAGGAGCAAATATATTGGGGATCACATCAGAACTAGAAGATGCCATTTACCACATAGAACGCAATGGGAATTCCAAGATCATTTTTACAGACCTATCCATAAAACTCACAAGATTAATTCATAAAAAAGCAGCTTAA
- a CDS encoding DoxX family protein — MENITNYITELLILIFIVITFLQSGLDKITDWKGNIGWLKGHFSKTFLAGQVPLMVAIILVLEVIVGFMALVGIFFIISSGQTEIALYANVLAAITLLMLLFGQRVAKDYAGAFTIVGYFIVVILGVTLLS; from the coding sequence ATGGAAAACATTACCAATTATATTACAGAACTCCTCATCCTTATATTTATAGTAATTACTTTTTTGCAATCGGGCTTGGATAAAATCACCGATTGGAAGGGTAATATTGGATGGTTAAAAGGTCATTTTTCGAAAACTTTTTTGGCGGGGCAAGTACCTTTAATGGTTGCCATCATATTGGTTTTAGAAGTCATAGTCGGGTTTATGGCCTTGGTTGGCATCTTCTTTATTATAAGCAGCGGACAAACCGAAATTGCCCTTTATGCCAACGTGTTGGCAGCAATTACTTTGTTAATGTTGTTATTTGGACAGCGCGTAGCCAAGGATTATGCAGGAGCTTTTACCATAGTAGGATATTTTATCGTGGTAATTTTAGGGGTGACATTATTGTCTTAA
- a CDS encoding OmpH family outer membrane protein, with amino-acid sequence MKKLLLVVLIAAGLTSCTEQKTAYVDTTKIIKEYREMKEVEEEFTSKSNKVKGELDSLAASFQKEVQEYQANMNGMSTAQRQEKEQELMAKQQKIQQQQQMMGNQLRQESDVVIDSIVTKVKAYVKEYGKDNDYTYIFGSNESANIMYAKEGLDITDEILEKLNEGYKK; translated from the coding sequence ATGAAGAAGTTATTATTGGTTGTTTTAATTGCAGCCGGGCTTACAAGTTGTACTGAACAAAAAACAGCTTATGTAGATACAACCAAAATTATTAAGGAGTATCGCGAAATGAAAGAAGTGGAAGAGGAATTCACTTCAAAATCTAATAAGGTTAAAGGTGAGTTGGATTCTTTAGCTGCAAGTTTTCAGAAAGAAGTGCAGGAATACCAAGCAAACATGAATGGGATGTCTACTGCGCAAAGACAAGAAAAGGAACAAGAATTGATGGCGAAACAACAAAAAATACAACAACAACAACAAATGATGGGGAACCAACTTCGTCAAGAAAGTGATGTTGTGATTGATTCTATCGTAACTAAAGTGAAGGCATACGTAAAAGAATACGGTAAGGATAACGATTATACTTACATTTTTGGATCTAACGAGTCTGCAAACATCATGTATGCAAAAGAAGGATTGGATATCACCGATGAAATTCTTGAAAAACTTAATGAGGGTTACAAGAAATAG